In a single window of the Candidatus Polarisedimenticolaceae bacterium genome:
- a CDS encoding response regulator has protein sequence MAGERILVVDDEAEIVEMLRDVLSAEGFEVDAAPDAATALERIRETIYDAAILDFNLPDMDGVMLHRQIRQMDAELAGRTVFMSGFVQSDSNLDYYSAQGGGFLAKPFDIRDVVRCIRGALGQETD, from the coding sequence ATGGCCGGCGAGCGCATTCTCGTCGTCGACGACGAGGCCGAGATCGTGGAGATGCTGCGGGACGTCCTCTCGGCCGAAGGGTTCGAGGTCGACGCCGCACCCGACGCCGCGACCGCGCTCGAGCGCATTCGCGAGACGATCTACGACGCGGCGATTCTCGACTTCAACCTTCCCGACATGGACGGCGTGATGCTCCACCGGCAGATCCGGCAGATGGACGCCGAGCTCGCCGGCCGGACCGTGTTCATGTCGGGGTTCGTCCAGTCGGACTCGAATCTCGACTACTACAGCGCGCAGGGCGGGGGATTCCTCGCCAAGCCGTTCGACATCCGCGATGTCGTGCGCTGCATTCGCGGCGCGCTCGGGCAGGAGACCGACTAG
- a CDS encoding tetratricopeptide repeat protein has product MLVHSAENRFQRGMEALNRGRGLEGLALFEAAIELERQHGAPRPQARYLSWYGLALALEGGRVREGVEFCRQAVPLEFYNPELYLNLGRVLIVAGRKREAYDALRKGIALQPSHPGIQRELARLGRRRRPVVPFLDRSHPINVALGKMFRPVKPKQAPAEAPAG; this is encoded by the coding sequence ATGCTCGTGCATTCGGCGGAGAACCGTTTCCAGCGCGGCATGGAGGCCCTCAATCGGGGACGCGGGCTCGAGGGGCTCGCGCTGTTCGAAGCCGCGATCGAGCTGGAACGCCAACACGGAGCTCCGCGACCCCAGGCGCGTTACCTCTCGTGGTACGGGCTCGCGCTCGCGCTCGAGGGAGGGAGGGTCCGCGAGGGTGTCGAGTTCTGCCGCCAGGCGGTCCCGTTGGAGTTCTACAATCCCGAGCTCTACCTCAACCTCGGTCGCGTCCTGATCGTGGCGGGCCGCAAGCGGGAGGCGTACGACGCGCTCCGCAAAGGGATCGCGCTGCAGCCGTCGCATCCGGGAATCCAGCGCGAGCTCGCGCGACTGGGACGGCGGCGCAGACCCGTGGTGCCGTTCCTCGACCGCTCGCATCCGATCAACGTGGCGCTCGGGAAGATGTTCCGCCCGGTGAAGCCGAAGCAGGCCCCGGCGGAGGCTCCCGCCGGCTGA